A window of the Cystobacter fuscus genome harbors these coding sequences:
- a CDS encoding PAS domain S-box protein — protein MSSSQADELRLLRAEVERLRGLLHRGGIDPNASQEASYRRIVESAIDFAVIALDLEGRITHWNEGARRILGWTQERIRGEPAAVFFTEEDRARGIPELEMGKALAGGRAVDERWHQREDGSRFWASGEMMPLKDERGTPIGFVKILRDRTPQKRLEEERERFILLAEQSTDFVCLADAEGRGLFINQAGRRLVGLPEGDIRAMGLADFFPPAERGFLQDVILPMQRAMGHWRGRVHLQHHGTGALIRVDCNAFVLRDAAGRLTGYALLNRDITALELAESALRRSDERLQLALKASGSVGVWDWDILADKLYQDARCARLFSVAPEVATAGAPLATFLGGIHPEDRERVGREIQRGLDRELEYESEYRVTPGGEVRWIQVRGRIYRDEQGRPVRFPGIVIDITERKRAELRQHALLELSDRLRNLNGTREIAILGAQLIGRTLGLSRVGFALVDLDTEILTVEQDWSNGEVAGIAGGYPFTVFDSALELLRRGQSLVETDAEMAEWIPAAELPNYRALDMRGFAGLPLMRNDRLVGFVYAHSSLPRAWQEADVGFIREVSVRTWEAIERAQAEQRLRESEQDLRQITDQAPEMIGYVDRDLVYRFVNRTYEEWFARPLDRIIGKSALELLGEEAFALREPYFRRALEGEATSFEAPLYIPGRSPRELELRFFPRRDLEGNVQGVYLFILDNTDRKRAERALLEANKRLELRVEERTRERDRIWNHSDDLMGVMSTDGFLKSINPAWSRLLGVDAESLLMSHFLDLIHPDDHASVGAVVASLSRGERVHRMENRLRRVDGSYRSLSWTAVPGDDKVFYAIGRDVTAERETAALQQRLFDVLDQSPDFIGIAEPQGRILYVNASGRRMVGLSGPGGVAVRTVLEFFSPEDRPLIEGTALPTALREGKWVGRCRFRHLTTGVDIPVEYNVFATRDGEGQLLGLGMVTRDITRQLQHEQTLRETEDKLRQSQKMEAVGQLTGGIAHDFNNLLGGIIGSMEMLRRRIEAGRYSEVDKYINATMNSARRAASLTARLLAFGRRQSLDVKPTDINALVMSMAELLRRTLGESISLKTMLDPVLWPARTDANQFENALLNLAINARDAMPQGGKLTVETRNTRLDEAYARGVEGLRPGDFVVMCVSDTGHGMPPEVIARAFEPFFTTKPIGQGTGLGLSMIYGFARQVDGHVRIYSEVGRGTTIKLYMPRHVGAGAQVGEARPEIVPLPRAQEGETVLVVEDDPAVRMLVLEILEDLGYAALEAKDARSALPILEGKERIDLLVTDVGLPGGMNGRQMAEVARQHRPELQVLFITGYAEGASVRGGFLAPGMEMITKPFALDVLAARIREMIERKPSSRPPDN, from the coding sequence ATGAGTTCTTCCCAGGCCGATGAGCTGCGGCTCCTGCGTGCGGAAGTCGAGCGCCTGCGCGGGTTGCTCCATCGGGGAGGGATCGACCCCAACGCTTCCCAGGAGGCGAGCTACCGGCGGATCGTGGAGAGCGCGATCGACTTCGCCGTGATCGCCCTGGACCTCGAGGGGCGGATCACGCACTGGAACGAGGGGGCCCGGCGCATCCTCGGGTGGACGCAGGAGCGGATCCGCGGCGAGCCGGCCGCCGTGTTCTTCACCGAGGAGGACCGGGCACGGGGCATCCCGGAGCTGGAGATGGGCAAGGCGCTGGCGGGAGGCCGCGCCGTCGACGAGCGCTGGCACCAGCGGGAGGACGGCTCCCGGTTCTGGGCGAGCGGCGAGATGATGCCGCTCAAGGACGAGCGGGGCACGCCCATCGGCTTCGTGAAGATCCTGCGCGATCGCACCCCGCAGAAGCGGCTCGAGGAGGAGCGCGAGCGCTTCATCCTCCTGGCCGAGCAATCCACCGACTTCGTGTGCCTCGCCGACGCGGAGGGCCGGGGGCTGTTCATCAACCAGGCCGGGCGACGCCTGGTGGGCCTGCCGGAGGGGGACATCCGCGCCATGGGCCTCGCGGACTTCTTCCCGCCCGCGGAGCGCGGCTTCCTCCAGGACGTCATCCTGCCCATGCAGCGCGCCATGGGGCACTGGCGGGGCCGGGTCCACCTCCAGCACCATGGCACCGGGGCGCTCATCCGGGTGGACTGCAACGCCTTCGTCCTGCGCGACGCGGCGGGCCGCCTCACCGGCTACGCGCTCCTCAACCGGGACATCACCGCGCTCGAGCTGGCCGAGTCCGCGCTGCGCCGGAGCGATGAGCGCTTGCAGCTCGCCCTGAAGGCCTCCGGTTCGGTGGGCGTCTGGGACTGGGACATCCTGGCCGACAAGCTCTACCAGGATGCCCGCTGCGCCCGGCTCTTCTCCGTCGCGCCGGAGGTGGCCACCGCCGGGGCTCCGCTCGCGACCTTCCTCGGCGGCATCCACCCCGAGGATCGGGAGCGGGTGGGGCGGGAGATCCAGCGCGGCCTCGACAGGGAGCTCGAGTACGAGAGCGAGTACCGGGTGACGCCCGGGGGCGAGGTGCGGTGGATCCAGGTCCGGGGACGCATCTACCGGGACGAGCAGGGCAGGCCCGTGCGGTTTCCGGGCATCGTCATCGATATCACCGAGCGCAAGCGGGCGGAGTTGCGCCAGCACGCGCTGCTGGAGCTGAGCGATCGGCTGCGCAACCTGAACGGGACGCGTGAGATCGCCATCCTGGGCGCGCAGCTGATCGGCCGCACGTTGGGCCTGTCCCGGGTGGGCTTCGCCCTGGTCGATCTGGACACCGAGATCCTCACCGTCGAGCAGGACTGGTCCAACGGAGAGGTCGCGGGCATCGCGGGCGGCTATCCCTTCACCGTCTTCGACTCCGCCCTGGAGCTGTTGAGGCGCGGCCAGTCCCTCGTGGAGACGGATGCCGAGATGGCGGAGTGGATCCCCGCCGCGGAGCTGCCCAACTACCGTGCCCTGGACATGCGCGGCTTCGCCGGCCTGCCGCTCATGCGCAACGATCGGCTCGTTGGCTTCGTCTATGCGCACAGCTCCCTGCCTCGCGCCTGGCAGGAGGCGGACGTGGGCTTCATCCGGGAGGTCTCCGTCCGCACGTGGGAGGCCATCGAGCGGGCCCAGGCCGAGCAGCGGCTGCGCGAGAGCGAGCAGGATCTGCGGCAGATCACGGATCAGGCGCCGGAGATGATCGGCTACGTCGATCGCGACCTCGTCTACCGGTTCGTCAACCGCACCTACGAGGAGTGGTTCGCCCGGCCCCTGGATCGGATCATCGGCAAGTCCGCGCTCGAGCTGCTGGGGGAGGAGGCCTTCGCGCTGCGCGAGCCCTACTTCCGGCGCGCGCTCGAGGGAGAGGCGACCTCCTTCGAGGCGCCGCTGTACATCCCGGGGCGCAGCCCGCGCGAGCTGGAGCTGCGCTTCTTTCCCCGAAGGGATCTGGAGGGCAACGTCCAGGGCGTCTACCTCTTCATCCTGGACAACACGGACCGCAAGCGCGCCGAGCGCGCCCTGCTCGAGGCCAACAAGCGCCTGGAGCTGCGGGTCGAGGAGCGCACGCGGGAGCGGGATCGCATCTGGAATCACTCCGATGACCTGATGGGGGTGATGAGCACCGATGGGTTCCTCAAGTCCATCAATCCCGCCTGGAGCCGCCTGCTGGGGGTCGACGCGGAGTCGCTGCTGATGAGCCACTTCCTGGACCTCATCCACCCGGACGACCATGCCTCCGTGGGAGCGGTCGTGGCGAGCCTGAGCCGGGGTGAGCGCGTGCACCGCATGGAGAACCGCCTGCGGCGCGTGGACGGCTCCTACCGCTCCCTGTCCTGGACCGCGGTGCCCGGCGACGACAAGGTCTTCTATGCCATCGGCCGGGACGTCACCGCCGAGCGCGAGACCGCCGCGCTCCAGCAGCGGCTGTTCGACGTGCTCGACCAGTCTCCCGACTTCATCGGCATCGCCGAGCCCCAGGGCCGGATCCTCTATGTCAACGCCTCCGGCCGGAGGATGGTCGGTCTGTCCGGACCGGGCGGGGTGGCCGTGCGCACCGTGCTCGAGTTCTTCTCGCCCGAGGATCGGCCGCTCATCGAGGGCACGGCGCTGCCCACGGCCCTGCGGGAAGGCAAGTGGGTGGGCCGCTGCCGCTTCCGTCACCTCACGACGGGGGTGGACATCCCGGTGGAGTACAACGTGTTCGCCACGCGTGACGGAGAGGGCCAGCTGCTCGGTCTCGGCATGGTGACGCGGGACATCACCCGGCAGCTCCAGCACGAGCAGACCCTGCGCGAGACGGAAGACAAGCTGCGTCAGTCCCAGAAGATGGAGGCGGTGGGGCAGCTCACGGGGGGCATCGCGCACGACTTCAACAACCTGCTGGGCGGCATCATCGGCTCCATGGAGATGCTGCGGCGGCGCATCGAGGCGGGTCGCTACTCGGAGGTGGACAAGTACATCAACGCCACCATGAACTCGGCGCGCCGGGCCGCCTCGCTCACCGCGCGCCTGCTCGCCTTCGGCCGCCGCCAGTCGCTCGACGTGAAGCCCACGGACATCAACGCGCTCGTCATGTCCATGGCGGAGCTGCTGCGCCGCACCCTGGGCGAGAGCATCTCGCTCAAGACGATGCTCGACCCGGTCCTGTGGCCGGCGAGGACGGACGCCAACCAGTTCGAGAACGCGCTGCTCAACCTGGCCATCAACGCCCGCGACGCCATGCCCCAGGGTGGCAAGCTCACGGTGGAGACGCGCAACACGCGGCTGGACGAGGCCTATGCGCGCGGGGTGGAGGGGCTCAGGCCCGGCGACTTCGTGGTCATGTGCGTGAGCGACACGGGCCATGGCATGCCCCCGGAGGTCATCGCCCGCGCCTTCGAGCCCTTCTTCACCACCAAGCCCATCGGCCAGGGCACGGGGCTCGGCCTGTCGATGATCTACGGCTTCGCCCGGCAGGTGGACGGCCACGTGCGCATCTACTCCGAGGTGGGTCGGGGCACGACGATCAAGCTCTACATGCCGCGTCATGTCGGCGCGGGCGCCCAGGTGGGGGAGGCGAGGCCGGAGATCGTGCCCCTGCCGCGCGCCCAGGAAGGGGAGACGGTCCTCGTGGTCGAGGATGATCCCGCCGTGCGCATGCTGGTGCTGGAGATCCTCGAGGACCTGGGCTACGCGGCCCTCGAGGCGAAGGACGCGCGCTCGGCGCTGCCGATCCTCGAGGGGAAGGAGCGGATCGATCTGCTGGTGACGGACGTGGGCCTGCCCGGGGGGATGAACGGGCGCCAGATGGCGGAGGTGGCGCGCCAGCACCGGCCAGAGCTCCAGGTGCTGTTCATCACCGGCTACGCGGAGGGGGCGTCGGTGCGCGGCGGGTTCCTCGCCCCCGGCATGGAGATGATCACCAAGCCCTTCGCGCTGGACGTGCTGGCGGCGCGCATCCGGGAGATGATCGAGCGGAAACCGTCGTCCCGGCCTCCGGACAATTGA
- a CDS encoding response regulator, whose amino-acid sequence MTEASTESPIRVLVVEDQKLILKSQLKLFEGRQELEIVGTALSGEAALEEVPRCQPHVLLLDLGLPRMSGIDVTRHVKANWPHVEILIFTIFEEEDKVLEAVKAGASGYLLKGTPVDKIIEAIKEVRAGGTVIQPSLARRLLRHFRVSPDPVAPAPTPPASKPPDAPVGDAGGPPVKPLSDREKEILQLIAKGVSNSEAAQVLSISKATIRTHLEHIYRKLEVTNRTEAVTEGIRKGIISV is encoded by the coding sequence ATGACCGAAGCGAGCACCGAGTCCCCCATCCGCGTTCTCGTCGTCGAGGACCAGAAGCTCATCCTCAAGAGCCAGCTCAAGCTGTTCGAGGGCCGCCAGGAGCTGGAGATCGTCGGCACCGCGCTCTCGGGCGAGGCCGCGCTCGAGGAGGTGCCGCGCTGCCAGCCCCATGTGCTGCTGTTGGACCTGGGACTGCCCCGCATGAGCGGCATCGACGTCACGCGCCACGTCAAGGCGAACTGGCCCCACGTGGAGATCCTCATCTTCACCATCTTCGAGGAGGAGGACAAAGTGCTCGAGGCGGTGAAGGCTGGCGCCTCGGGCTACCTGCTCAAGGGCACGCCCGTCGACAAGATCATCGAGGCCATCAAGGAGGTACGCGCCGGAGGCACCGTCATCCAGCCGAGCCTCGCGCGCCGCCTGCTGCGCCACTTCCGCGTGAGCCCGGATCCCGTGGCCCCCGCGCCCACCCCGCCCGCGTCCAAGCCGCCCGACGCTCCGGTGGGCGACGCCGGGGGGCCTCCGGTCAAGCCCCTGTCGGACCGGGAGAAGGAGATCCTCCAGCTCATCGCCAAGGGCGTGTCCAACAGCGAGGCGGCCCAGGTGCTCTCCATCTCCAAGGCCACCATCCGCACCCACCTGGAGCACATCTACCGCAAGCTCGAGGTCACCAACCGCACCGAGGCCGTCACCGAGGGCATCCGCAAGGGCATCATCTCGGTGTGA
- a CDS encoding TetR/AcrR family transcriptional regulator, which yields MAVRGARKKVADKAHYHHGDLRRALLDASLELISQEGFGALSLREVARRAGVTHAAPYRHFADKEALLAAVAEEGFRSMTARMRQDMAREPTPLQRLMACGVAYVLFAVENAAHFRVMFGPHFTRPLTPSGSQEEGNSFQVLVDVLLEAQRAGEVRAGEPHALALTCWSLVHGLASLWVDRQLEHTGLSTGVEALAREQTRMLMRGLALTPVE from the coding sequence ATGGCGGTGCGGGGTGCCCGGAAGAAGGTGGCGGACAAGGCGCACTATCACCATGGCGACCTGCGCCGGGCGCTGCTGGACGCGTCCCTGGAGCTCATCTCCCAGGAGGGCTTTGGCGCCCTGTCCCTTCGGGAGGTGGCGCGGCGGGCCGGGGTGACGCACGCGGCGCCCTACCGGCACTTCGCGGACAAGGAGGCGCTGCTGGCGGCGGTGGCCGAGGAGGGTTTTCGCTCGATGACGGCGCGCATGCGCCAGGACATGGCCCGGGAGCCGACGCCCCTCCAACGCCTGATGGCCTGTGGGGTGGCCTATGTCCTCTTCGCCGTGGAGAACGCCGCGCACTTCCGGGTGATGTTCGGTCCCCACTTCACCCGGCCCCTGACGCCCTCCGGCTCCCAGGAGGAGGGCAACTCGTTCCAGGTGCTGGTGGACGTCCTCCTCGAGGCCCAGCGGGCCGGAGAGGTGCGCGCGGGCGAGCCCCATGCGCTCGCGCTCACGTGCTGGTCCCTGGTTCATGGTCTGGCCTCACTGTGGGTGGATCGCCAGTTGGAGCACACGGGGTTGAGCACGGGGGTCGAGGCGCTGGCCCGGGAGCAGACGCGGATGTTGATGAGGGGTCTGGCGCTCACCCCGGTCGAGTGA
- a CDS encoding carotenoid oxygenase family protein produces the protein MPEDPMTRAASALRSAESPSWLKAYRDLSRTHGFEPMRVEGRLPEELNGTLVRVGPVAFGVGGQSYGHLFDGDGGVLAVRFAGGQAQGAARAIDTPSIRAERDAGQVLYSNYGTRAPTLWRRLFGGVKNAANTSPLAWDGRLFALVEAALPTELSLEDLSTLGETDLGGVVGPAFSAHPHPVVSRRASYNFGVRYGRVTQLDLYELPDAGPVRRLGSVPLPGPTLVHDFIATDHHLVFFVSPVRLNLFRVLLGQGSVSDNLEWRPKLGTEVLVVPIDAPAQVVRFPAEPFHAWHFGNAFEDAGLLHVDYVRYPDFGTNQWLAELPRGWTSTDAQGRLHRATLDVEAGWLRSEQVSDRSCEFPSATPLRAGARHRYTYVVAHSGPDTWRGAHDVLVKVDMWTGAETVVTLGAGHHPAEPIFVPRAGGSAEDDGWLLVQTYDATSDRTYVAVLDAKAPEAGPVGRAWLDHAFPFTFHGTWVTAR, from the coding sequence TTGCCCGAAGACCCCATGACGCGTGCCGCCTCCGCCCTCCGTTCCGCCGAGAGTCCCTCCTGGCTCAAGGCCTACCGGGACCTGTCTCGGACCCATGGCTTCGAACCGATGCGCGTGGAGGGCCGGCTGCCCGAGGAGTTGAACGGGACCCTGGTGCGCGTGGGGCCGGTGGCGTTCGGCGTGGGGGGGCAGAGCTACGGCCATTTGTTCGACGGGGATGGCGGCGTGCTGGCAGTGCGCTTCGCGGGCGGCCAGGCCCAGGGGGCGGCGCGCGCCATCGACACTCCGAGCATCCGCGCCGAGCGCGATGCGGGCCAGGTGCTCTACAGCAACTATGGCACCCGAGCGCCCACGCTGTGGCGGCGGCTGTTCGGCGGGGTGAAGAACGCGGCCAACACCTCCCCCCTGGCGTGGGACGGACGGCTCTTCGCCCTGGTGGAGGCCGCCCTGCCCACGGAGCTGTCCCTGGAGGACCTGAGCACCCTGGGGGAGACGGACCTCGGAGGCGTGGTGGGACCGGCCTTCTCCGCCCACCCGCATCCCGTGGTGTCGCGGCGGGCGTCCTACAACTTCGGGGTGCGCTACGGGCGTGTCACCCAACTCGATCTGTACGAGCTGCCCGACGCCGGACCCGTGCGCCGCCTGGGCAGCGTGCCCCTGCCCGGTCCGACGCTGGTCCACGACTTCATCGCCACCGATCACCACCTGGTCTTCTTCGTGTCGCCGGTGCGCCTGAACCTCTTCCGGGTGCTGCTCGGCCAGGGCAGCGTGTCGGACAATCTCGAGTGGCGTCCGAAGCTGGGAACGGAGGTCCTCGTCGTTCCCATCGATGCGCCCGCCCAGGTGGTGCGCTTTCCGGCCGAGCCCTTCCATGCCTGGCACTTCGGCAATGCGTTCGAGGACGCCGGACTCCTCCACGTGGACTACGTGCGCTACCCGGACTTCGGCACCAACCAGTGGCTGGCCGAGCTGCCCCGCGGCTGGACCAGCACGGACGCCCAGGGCCGGCTGCACCGGGCGACGTTGGACGTGGAGGCCGGCTGGTTGCGCTCCGAGCAGGTCTCGGACCGAAGCTGCGAGTTTCCCAGTGCCACGCCGCTGCGGGCCGGGGCGCGCCACCGCTACACGTACGTGGTGGCGCACTCGGGCCCCGACACCTGGCGAGGAGCCCATGACGTGCTGGTGAAGGTGGACATGTGGACGGGCGCGGAGACGGTGGTGACGCTGGGCGCCGGGCACCATCCCGCCGAGCCCATCTTCGTCCCGCGGGCCGGGGGCTCGGCCGAGGACGACGGCTGGCTGCTGGTGCAGACCTACGATGCCACGAGCGACCGGACGTACGTGGCGGTGCTGGACGCGAAGGCGCCCGAGGCGGGACCGGTGGGCCGGGCCTGGTTGGATCACGCCTTCCCCTTCACCTTCCATGGCACCTGGGTGACGGCGCGCTGA
- a CDS encoding sensor histidine kinase: MEPVVGLDHTTPESHRRARVRAVLERRNLTDNVSAEQAAASWEQERFVTRARALFYARLMFLSLGLAILAVPRWSFYFGLLGPLSFAGYFAMLLYSVANFLVIDHPRAGRWVTYVTLCLDVVIMVVVLAKPQVGGGLQSPLLATQLLFTTLFALLFPKPLAIVPALLSLPVILRLDLLLDREVSAIEVLTLFWYLGLNVIIIYVLSYLNDRETAAHREVVEMQSDLKEMALVEERNRLAREIHDGLGASLSSMIIQTEYILGLAQGGPLRAEIQELKSNAEESIEELRRSLQMMREDFELAQGLEEYVKTFQQRTQLNVRFERTGLSRQLAPDAQLALFRILQECLTNAAKHAEPRQVDVRLDYDPERIHLLVRDDGKGFDPQHTPRGHYGLLNMHERAMKLGATLLVDSAPGKGTRVSFSLPSRP; the protein is encoded by the coding sequence ATGGAACCCGTCGTCGGCCTCGATCACACCACTCCCGAGTCGCACCGACGCGCCCGGGTGCGCGCGGTGCTCGAGCGGCGCAACCTCACGGACAACGTCTCCGCCGAGCAGGCCGCGGCCTCGTGGGAGCAGGAGCGCTTCGTCACCCGGGCCCGCGCCCTCTTCTACGCGCGGCTCATGTTCCTCTCCCTGGGCCTGGCCATCCTCGCGGTGCCCCGCTGGTCCTTCTACTTCGGACTGCTGGGCCCCCTGTCCTTCGCCGGCTACTTCGCGATGCTGCTCTACAGCGTCGCCAACTTCCTCGTCATCGATCATCCCCGGGCCGGCCGGTGGGTCACCTACGTCACGCTCTGCCTCGACGTGGTCATCATGGTCGTCGTGCTCGCCAAGCCCCAGGTGGGCGGTGGCTTGCAGAGCCCGCTGCTCGCCACCCAGCTGCTCTTCACCACCCTCTTCGCCCTCCTCTTCCCCAAGCCCCTGGCGATCGTCCCCGCGCTGCTGTCGCTCCCCGTCATCCTCCGGTTGGATCTGCTGCTCGACCGCGAGGTGTCCGCCATCGAGGTGCTCACCCTCTTCTGGTACCTGGGCCTCAACGTCATCATCATCTACGTGCTCTCCTACCTGAACGACCGCGAGACGGCCGCCCACCGCGAGGTGGTGGAGATGCAGTCGGATCTCAAGGAGATGGCCCTCGTCGAGGAGCGCAACCGCCTGGCGCGCGAAATCCACGATGGGCTGGGCGCCTCGCTCTCCTCGATGATCATCCAGACGGAGTACATCCTCGGGCTCGCCCAGGGCGGCCCCCTGCGCGCGGAGATCCAGGAGCTCAAGAGCAACGCCGAGGAGTCCATCGAGGAGCTGCGCCGCAGCCTGCAGATGATGCGCGAGGACTTCGAGCTGGCCCAGGGGCTCGAGGAGTACGTGAAGACGTTCCAGCAGCGCACCCAGCTCAACGTCCGCTTCGAGCGCACCGGCCTGTCACGCCAGCTCGCGCCGGACGCCCAGCTCGCCCTCTTCCGCATCCTCCAGGAATGTCTGACCAACGCCGCCAAGCACGCCGAGCCCCGGCAGGTCGACGTGCGCCTGGACTACGATCCCGAGCGCATCCACCTGCTCGTGCGCGATGACGGCAAGGGCTTCGATCCCCAGCACACCCCCCGTGGCCACTACGGCCTGCTCAACATGCACGAGCGGGCCATGAAGCTCGGTGCCACCCTCCTCGTGGACTCGGCACCCGGCAAGGGCACCCGCGTCTCCTTCTCCCTCCCCTCCCGCCCATGA
- a CDS encoding AI-2E family transporter yields MTGFDTKRCSNLIFAGLFVLALILFSRILLPFLMPVLLGGFLVVLFQPLQDALARSRFKLSAPVCAGLSTMAVFLLILVPLVVVGWLVVREVLELVEHAQVVFDHVDLRERMAAGLPRGLRRYALGLHGTRTEEALTEAMSSGVSVLTNLLGAGTELIVDLFLMIVAMYYFFLDGRRLWAEGTQLVPMDKRYIQAFAKEFTDVAHAIIYGNTITSLVQGLLGVVGLMLVKVPHAGVWGAAMAVVAMVPVGGTALVWGPIGLVLLMMGKVNEGIFLLAWGAFVVSSIDNVIRPRLCGSRMTLHPLLVFLSIFGGLAVFGMMGLLVGPLIASLFMAMVRIYRRDFLGLRARGAPPAVAPAATATSTSSTAPTAPVGPTPAAVEV; encoded by the coding sequence GTGACGGGGTTCGATACGAAGCGGTGTTCCAATCTTATCTTCGCCGGACTTTTCGTCCTGGCGCTCATCCTCTTCTCGCGCATCCTGCTGCCGTTCTTGATGCCGGTGTTGCTGGGGGGCTTCCTGGTGGTGCTCTTCCAGCCCCTGCAGGACGCGCTGGCGCGCTCGCGCTTCAAGCTGTCGGCGCCGGTGTGCGCGGGGTTGAGCACGATGGCCGTGTTCCTGCTCATCCTGGTGCCGCTGGTGGTGGTGGGCTGGCTGGTGGTGCGCGAGGTGCTCGAGCTGGTGGAGCACGCGCAGGTCGTGTTCGACCATGTGGACCTGCGTGAGCGGATGGCGGCGGGGCTGCCGCGCGGGTTGCGGCGCTACGCGCTGGGCCTGCACGGCACGCGCACCGAGGAGGCGCTGACGGAGGCGATGTCCAGCGGGGTGTCGGTGCTCACCAACCTCCTGGGCGCGGGCACGGAGCTCATCGTCGATCTCTTCCTGATGATCGTGGCGATGTACTACTTCTTCCTGGATGGCCGGCGGCTGTGGGCCGAGGGCACGCAGCTGGTGCCCATGGACAAGCGCTACATCCAGGCGTTCGCCAAGGAGTTCACCGACGTGGCGCACGCCATCATCTATGGCAACACCATCACCTCGCTCGTGCAGGGGTTGCTGGGGGTGGTGGGGCTGATGCTGGTGAAGGTGCCACACGCGGGGGTGTGGGGCGCGGCCATGGCGGTGGTGGCCATGGTGCCCGTGGGAGGCACGGCGCTCGTGTGGGGCCCCATTGGCCTGGTGCTCCTGATGATGGGCAAGGTGAACGAGGGCATCTTCCTCCTGGCCTGGGGCGCCTTCGTGGTGAGCAGCATCGACAACGTCATCCGGCCGAGGCTGTGCGGCTCGCGCATGACGCTCCACCCGCTGCTCGTCTTCCTGTCCATCTTCGGCGGCCTGGCGGTGTTCGGGATGATGGGGCTGCTGGTGGGGCCGCTCATCGCCTCGCTCTTCATGGCCATGGTGCGCATCTACCGGCGCGACTTCCTCGGGCTGCGCGCGCGAGGAGCGCCGCCCGCGGTGGCTCCCGCCGCGACCGCCACCAGCACCTCGTCCACCGCGCCGACCGCTCCGGTGGGCCCCACGCCCGCGGCGGTCGAGGTCTGA
- a CDS encoding P1 family peptidase — translation MGYLPESETPEKRVRARELGLPLGRFKPGRHNAITDVEGVLVGHSTIIQGEGPLRPGHGPVRTGVTAILPNRRDIFMERMTGGGFVLNGAGEVSGMTQLMEWGLVETPILLTNTMAVGAVSDAVTRHMVEQNPGIGDEHDVIIPIVGECDDSYLNDISGRHVKREHVYEAIRTASDGPVAEGNVGGGTGMLTCDFKGGIGTSSRKLPESLGGYTLGVLVMSNFGKMHNLRVGGLPVGELLAEKFKHMPRRTQNYGSIISVVATDAPLLTNQINRLCKRVALGIGRVGSYAAHGSGEIVVGFSTANVIPRRTQKMVYKLKILLDQRLDPLYEAVMEATEEAILNAMCMATSMTGVNGNFVPALPLDEVRRFVSACQPIFSSVKKRAQQAGTPGGKGKPAEGDKPEHAKLRGAEGIPYPTRPAPEVEPGRDIEDSSSKKSSDT, via the coding sequence ATGGGCTACCTTCCCGAGTCAGAGACCCCCGAGAAGCGCGTGCGCGCCCGGGAGCTGGGCTTGCCCTTGGGCCGCTTCAAGCCCGGCCGGCACAACGCCATCACCGACGTGGAGGGCGTGCTCGTCGGGCACAGCACCATCATCCAGGGCGAGGGGCCGCTGCGGCCGGGGCATGGGCCGGTGCGCACGGGCGTCACCGCCATCCTGCCCAACCGGCGCGACATCTTCATGGAGCGCATGACGGGCGGGGGCTTCGTGCTCAACGGGGCCGGCGAGGTGTCCGGCATGACGCAGCTCATGGAGTGGGGGCTGGTGGAGACGCCCATCCTGCTCACCAACACCATGGCCGTGGGCGCGGTGTCCGACGCGGTGACGCGCCACATGGTGGAGCAGAACCCGGGCATCGGCGACGAGCACGACGTCATCATCCCCATCGTCGGCGAGTGCGACGACAGCTACCTCAACGACATCTCCGGCCGGCACGTCAAGCGCGAGCACGTCTACGAGGCCATCCGCACGGCCTCGGACGGCCCGGTGGCCGAGGGCAACGTGGGTGGCGGCACCGGCATGCTCACGTGCGACTTCAAGGGCGGCATCGGCACCTCCTCGCGCAAGCTGCCCGAGTCCCTGGGCGGCTACACCCTGGGCGTGCTGGTGATGTCCAACTTCGGCAAGATGCACAACCTGCGCGTGGGCGGGCTGCCCGTGGGCGAGCTGCTCGCCGAGAAGTTCAAGCACATGCCCCGGCGCACGCAGAACTACGGCTCCATCATCTCCGTGGTGGCCACGGACGCGCCCCTGCTCACCAATCAGATCAACCGCCTGTGCAAGCGCGTGGCGCTGGGCATCGGCCGGGTGGGCAGCTACGCGGCGCACGGCTCGGGGGAGATCGTGGTGGGCTTCTCCACCGCCAACGTCATCCCCCGGCGCACCCAGAAGATGGTCTACAAGCTGAAGATCCTCCTGGATCAGCGCTTGGATCCCCTCTACGAGGCGGTGATGGAGGCCACCGAGGAGGCCATCCTCAACGCCATGTGCATGGCCACGTCGATGACGGGGGTCAACGGCAACTTCGTGCCGGCGCTGCCCCTGGACGAGGTGCGCCGGTTCGTGAGCGCCTGCCAGCCCATCTTCTCCTCGGTGAAGAAGCGTGCCCAGCAGGCGGGCACCCCCGGGGGGAAGGGCAAGCCGGCCGAGGGGGACAAGCCCGAGCACGCCAAGCTCCGGGGCGCCGAGGGGATTCCCTATCCCACCCGGCCGGCGCCGGAGGTGGAGCCGGGGCGGGACATCGAGGACTCCTCTTCCAAGAAGAGTTCTGATACGTAG
- a CDS encoding MoaD/ThiS family protein, giving the protein MAMVRIPTAWRGLSGRQGEVRVPGATVGEVLEHLGRLHPELGARVLDERGAVRRYVNVFLNDEDIRFLEELATPVADADRLSLIPAMAGG; this is encoded by the coding sequence ATGGCCATGGTCCGCATCCCCACCGCCTGGCGCGGCCTCTCGGGAAGACAGGGCGAAGTGAGGGTTCCGGGCGCCACCGTGGGCGAGGTGCTCGAGCACCTGGGTCGGCTCCACCCGGAGCTGGGCGCGCGGGTGCTCGACGAGCGGGGCGCGGTGAGGCGCTACGTCAACGTGTTCCTCAACGACGAGGACATCCGCTTCCTGGAGGAGCTGGCCACGCCCGTGGCGGACGCGGACCGCCTCTCCCTCATTCCGGCCATGGCGGGCGGGTAG